The DNA sequence tctatccttaatcatagtttaattatttcattaaataacaatcataatcatcatcatcgtagtaaacaataaatttatccactgttttcaaattcaaaatttggtcccgcgtgacaacgaactgcccactgtccaggaggtggcgtcagctccGATCCTAGTAACCTCCCACGACATAACAGGTGCTTGGGAAGGGGAACTTTTCGTCCGCGATCTGGCTGCACTGCTGCCGggtattattaatattattattattatgattattagcAAGAAGGCGATTGTAGTTGCGTGTGTCAACGTCGACAAGATACTACGCTGCatgttatattaattaaataattctaaataacttattaattaacgtGCCTATTTATTAGTAAGTATTAATTAACGAAAGTTTTGTGGTAAATAAAttcagttaatttatttttttgtacagtcgtaaaagaaaaagatagaaAATGGGTAGATCTAGATCACGCAGTAAATCGCCGAGTAGTAGGCGGCGTCACAAGAGTAAACATTCGCGAAAACGTTCTAAATCCCGTGAAAAACGTTCTAACAGCAAATATGTAGAAAAATCAAAAGAACGTAGTTCTAAAacaaggtaaattttttacagtatattatTAGATTAGTGTcgtttgtattattttttcttaatctgTACTAAACAAATAATCACAATTATTATATCATTGTgcttttattacaaaaatttgttgTATTGATGAATCATATAATAGTTTTTTCATAATCAGATTTATctcaaaagtttatttttgattaattattttagaaaacgTTCACATTCTTCATCAACAAGCAGTGACTCTGATGGGTCCGATGATGTTCACATTGTCAGTcataaaaaacgtttattcAAAGATAGAGATAGAAAAATGGATGAAGTTGAGCGATTAGCTGAAATGGAACGACAAaggtattaataaataaaatacatctAAGACCATCACTATTGAACAAGTACTCGATCgtgttttcatttaaaatacgtAGAGTAAATCATGATGgtgttttcaattttaattcatatctatctttcatttttatacttgTGTTATTAGGAAAAAGAAAGAATTAACGCACAATACCCTCGCCACGAGCGCAATCCGGTAAGATTTagattagaaattatttgCCATGGTGGCGGTatctcattatttttcattagtaaATGCACGggcaaaataaattaatattttttgtttgtaagcaatcaatatatatttatatagcaTGGCAACAGTCATTTTgcataaaaacattttttatataaatctttatttaaataatcatatacacatatacgttaacttttttataattataataattatggtattaatatttgtcatcataataaaatttattataaatgttgtcattattaagttttaagataaaaaataaaacatgtaaGCAAGACAAATAGAATAACATTAATACTCCAGGCGACAGCGAGAAACGGAGCAAAAGTTAGTGGAGGAAGAGGCGGCTAAACGTATTGAAGAGCTTGTCCAAAAAAGGGTAGAAGAAGAACTAGAAAAACGTAAGGAGGAGATTGAGGCGGAAGTTCATCGACGAGTAGAAGAGGCTAAAAGAGCCATTGAACGTCAAATGATGGAAGAAATGGAATGGCGCCAGGCTAAACTCCGCGAGGAGGAAAAACGAAGAGAGGTAAGACCAATCCAGAGAAACATTGGATGATATTAGCGCGAGCGCTGAGTAAGAGCATAAGTAACGTCGCTACCTCAATCCGACAATTGCGTTGACGATGTagttaattacaatatttaacaGTGAATAAGCccttaataagtttaaaaattttattttttttttacacttatgAAATGTATACTATAGTCGCCAATGATTTTGTTGATATTCAGGACTCGATTTTACATTTGCCACAGCGTTCGAGCATTTaagttttatgatttttctGAGTTACCGTAAAGTTACATTCagctcaaaaaaatcaatgtaCTTTTATCTTTAAACTGTATCTACTTGATATGTAGCAATGTAGCAAATTCATTTGTAATACAGcaaaaaagttgcttgaaGCAACGAAAAGGGTGTTATTCGTATCGTGTACGTAGGTATTTTGTTGTTACGGATTACCgggaatatatttttctcatgtACTATCTGTATATACCTACCTATTTTTATCTGATATTAGcgttaaattaactaattattaacaCTGATAGAATATATGGTATAGCATccatattattaaaaatttattttttaatttaattaaagaaaaagagaaggaaaaaaattttaatgaagcgCGATCAATagtaatttacaatttataattattataaactgtTTTGAATAATGTaaattcacaaaaataattaaattctttgtaATGACTCAATAAGTAATCGAACGcgtaaactgaaaaaaaactactatTTTCAAGTATCTGCGTGTTTGAATCCTCccgaataaatatttgtttaatcctagaaaaaatatactccaaccaagtaatattttcttgatttaagaatttttatacttattttaagaaaatatttttggttgGAGTACATTATTACTaagaataaacaaataattttctcggaAGGATTCAAACACGCAGATACTTggaaacattatttttttttttcagtgtataaaaaaatgattagctTGTAGTTTTATCTATGTAGCGATTTTCCAATCctcttttttaatattttatctgaaaatgATTGATGAGTTGAAGCCCCtttggtaaatttataattttcttgaatcaataTCACTAAAAAGTTTCtgctcaataaaatatattaagttaAAGAtgcaaaacaattttatttataattaatatatatatatacatatatatatatatatatatatatatatatatatatatatatatataacttacatcgagctctaataattaattattcggacggaaataaaaaattatgaatcgtagtattttcttaataaaaagagaaaaaaaaatcagtaagaAATCCCAATAGCAACAAAGcaacaatagaaaaatatataggtCGGCTTCCTAAACTGACTACCAGCGGAAGATGCCGGTATTATACTCACTGCCGAGTGATTGTTGATGAAGAAGTCATCCCCTACATGCTGGTGTGAGCTACATCCAGGTATTAtccaatttatatatattcataatttcattacataaaaaataataattatattattgttatttactcaaccatacatacatatcaacacaataaatattttctccgTGACATCGTCTACTCATTAAAGAGTAGCTATAGCCGCTGCGGggaagattaaaaaattaaggcccggattttataaaactcatttttatattgtgttattgtaaaaaatcttaacttttaaaatcacaatgatgaaattatttttattgaacatttAGTACTTTTCAGCCTTGTCTATACAACATTTTTTCCGGGCCCTATTCTCAATTTCTTCTTAcgcagaaaaatattttataggaaTTATATCTTATCAAGCTGTTGAAGCAGCAGCACAATAAGCAAAAATTGGTGTGATAACTGCAATAAGGGCCATAACTATTATTTCATGGTGTAAAACTGTACTATTGTCGTTGTAGGAGGAAGAGCGGAAAAAACGTGAGGAACTCGAAAGGATCATGGAGGAAAACAACAGGAAAATTGAAGAGGCTCAAAAGAAATTGGTAAATttggttattaaattttttaattataaaatgattacccattattattttttttaatgataatttcaGGCTGAGGAAAGATTAGCAATGGTTGAAGAACAACGACTTATGGAAGAAGAGCGGCAAAAGATGAGAAAAGAACAAGAAAAGCGAGTTAAAGAAGagcaaaagaaaatattgGGAAAAAACAATTCAAGACCTAAGCTTTCTTTTACCTTGAAACCAGTTACGTGAGTTTTAAGATTAATTTCGAGTCATCTTTTTTGTGCTGCTAGATATCCCttcagggtttttttttacatagatAGTGATTTGCAAGTTGTAATCAAGCTGTTTGATCGATAATATACACATCAAATAATCTGTTTATTTGTTGCTTTTGTTCGATCAAATTCTTGTTAACATTTCTTGCAAGTTATTGACTGTCGGGAAGTCATCAAATTCACACAATCTgtatattaatgttaatttatgtatatattaaacaATCAGAACGATAAGgactgatttttattacttacaaTGTTGCAACTGctctatatgtatgtatatacatatgtttTTGATTGAGAAATTTGTATTAATTCAAGAGAAGTGTCAGTAAAGATTACATTAGtcgattaaatttatcgaataaattatatatatatatatatatatatatatatatatatatatatatatatatgtaggacATTTTTGTacaacttattatttttttttatttctaaagttttaatgaagtaaatatataattgtgtCATGTTATTCGTGTTAATGACTTGCGgactaatataataaatggGTAACTGCTGAATGAAATTCTTTGATGTTTGCTTGtgatgtaaataaatgatgTTTTATACAgtcattgaatttatttataattgttctTAATAGTAATGGATACTTATACACAGAtggagaatttaaaaaatttattaaatttcatttagttAAACTGAGACCCACAGCGTACATATCTGTAATTTCTgatgttttttgttttcttttagcactcgaattattttttatcttgctATTAATAAAGGATCTAGTTATGCGGTTGCCTGATTTTCGTGGTGTTATAAGCGATGGCAGTGGCGATACTTCTAAAGGGATGATgtcatactttttatatttatttatagcacTACGCATAGTTTTTTCCATAAGCTAAAAacaaagttataaaataaattaactttatgAAACTTTTATCGACAGTTATGCAATCTTAAATTCTTATGTTCTATTATAAAAGAGATCaagacggaaaaaaaaaaatgtttttttttttttttaatttttaaaatgtaaaataaaaattaacgattaatcttagaaaaaaaaaaaaataaaagatttaacaaaaatatttttgactagCCTTTTCATCCTCATTCGATTTTTTCGCAACTTTTTCTGTCCTTAATTTACCGGCTGTTTTAGCTAATTGACGTTGATTGATTGTTGCTTTTGGTatcatattttgttttgtattaGATTTCTTCAGTATTTCGTtatcaatttttgatttcattaatGGCTTCTGTGACGAATAACTAATTCGACTAC is a window from the Microplitis demolitor isolate Queensland-Clemson2020A chromosome 4, iyMicDemo2.1a, whole genome shotgun sequence genome containing:
- the LOC103579194 gene encoding UPF0430 protein CG31712, with translation MGRSRSRSKSPSSRRRHKSKHSRKRSKSREKRSNSKYVEKSKERSSKTRKRSHSSSTSSDSDGSDDVHIVSHKKRLFKDRDRKMDEVERLAEMERQRKKKELTHNTLATSAIRRQRETEQKLVEEEAAKRIEELVQKRVEEELEKRKEEIEAEVHRRVEEAKRAIERQMMEEMEWRQAKLREEEKRREEEERKKREELERIMEENNRKIEEAQKKLAEERLAMVEEQRLMEEERQKMRKEQEKRVKEEQKKILGKNNSRPKLSFTLKPVT